AGGCCTGGCCTGGGCGGTCACCCAGGCGGCGCGATACGACCTGGACAACGTGAGCCGGGTCGCCAGCCGGCTGGAGGGGTACTCGACCGCCCTGCGCGCCGTGGCCAGGAAGCCCATCACCGGGTTCGGCCTCGGGTCGGCGGCGGACGCGTACGACGAGGAGTTCGTGAGCCTCGGCCTGGAGCACTTCACCACCCACAACATGTTCCTGAAGCTGCAGATCGAGCTGGGGGTCGTCGGCGTCCTGCTGTGGCTCGCCCTCCTAGTCCCCCTCGCGGTGAGGGCGGTCGGGGCCAGCTCGGACCACGACGCCTCGCCCCTCGCGGCCGTGATGCTGGCCGCCCTCGTCCTCAACGGCGTGGTGGGGTCGGGTCTGGACGCGTGGCCGGTGAGTGGGC
The window above is part of the Actinomycetota bacterium genome. Proteins encoded here:
- a CDS encoding O-antigen ligase family protein, encoding GLAWAVTQAARYDLDNVSRVASRLEGYSTALRAVARKPITGFGLGSAADAYDEEFVSLGLEHFTTHNMFLKLQIELGVVGVLLWLALLVPLAVRAVGASSDHDASPLAAVMLAALVLNGVVGSGLDAWPVSGLALFLAAAAVGSSQRPWT